The Impatiens glandulifera chromosome 8, dImpGla2.1, whole genome shotgun sequence genome includes a window with the following:
- the LOC124911892 gene encoding nucleobase-ascorbate transporter 12-like, with amino-acid sequence MSTSDPTRRTRPGPWPPAPLPPESKAMPPSSWAKRTGFHPKFSGETNASLSGQILPQPKPRESDSQADLEAGRLRPTTKINGEPASENTPSLPLPHPPPSDKDKDQTVKKRRDSDGGLLKSSAAQGANGPVVIPDAPPPPPQRPSRRPPARSEDVVELPQTVVDDDDGLVSRHSHMKYELRDTPGFVPIGLYGFQHYISMLGSLILIPLVLVPTMGGSNEDTANVISTVLFVSGVTTLLHTSFGSRLPLIQGPSFVYLAPALAIVNSSEFQGLNGNNFKHIMRVLQGAIIISSAFQAILGYSGIMIILSRLINPVVVSPTIAAVGLSFYSYGFPRVGTCLEIGVVQILLLIMFSLYLRKISVLGHRVFLIYAVPLALGITWGAAFLLTEAGVYSYKGCDVNIPASNQISDHCRKHLLKMTSCRVDTSHALKSAPWFRFPYPMQWGIPIIHWKMVLIMCVISLISSVDSIGSYHASSLLVASRPPPPGVVSRAIGFEGLSSVLAGLWGTGTGSSTLTENVHTIAVTKMGSRRAIELGACVLTIISLVGKVGGLLASIPVVMVAALLCFMWAMLTALGLSNLRYSEAGSSRNIIIVGLSLFFSLSIPAYFQQSGVSPNTNLSVPSYLQPYIVASHGPFHTKYGGLNYVMNTLLSLHMVIAFLVAVILDNTVPGSRQERGVYVWSEQDPTRRDSAVTKDYQLPFRLDRAFKWVKWVGL; translated from the exons ATGTCGACTTCCGACCCGACCAGACGCACTCGACCAGGCCCATGGCCTCCGGCGCCTCTTCCACCGGAATCCAAGGCAATGCCGCCGTCTTCCTGGGCCAAACGTACTGGATTTCATCCTAAATTCTCCGGCGAAACGAACGCAAGTCTTTCTGGTCAAATTCTACCACAGCCAAAGCCAAGGGAGTCCGATTCTCAGGCGGATCTAGAAGCTGGTCGACTCCGACCTACTACGAAAATTAATGGTGAACCGGCGAGTGAGAACACGccttctcttcctcttcctcatcCTCCTCCGTCTGATAAGGATAAGGATCAGACAGTGAAAAAGAGACGGGATTCGGACGGTGGACTGCTGAAAAGCTCGGCCGCCCAAGGCGCAAATGGGCCGGTTGTGATTCCTGAcgcaccaccaccaccacctcaGAGACCTAGCCGGAGGCCGCCGGCTCGCAGTGAGGATGTTGTTGAATTGCCTCAAAcagttgttgatgatgatgatgggttAGTTTCTCGTCATTCGCATATGAAGTATGAGCTTAGAGATACACCTGGGTTCG TTCCAATTGGTCTATACGGTTTTCAGCATTACATTTCAATGCTGGGGTCTCTGATACTTATTCCACTCGTTTTAGTTCCTACAATGGGGGGCTCTAAT GAGGATACGGCCAATGTGATTTCTACAGTGCTATTTGTATCTGGAGTGACAACACTTCTGCATACTTCGTTTGGGTCAAGGTTGCCCTTAATTCAGGGTCCATCATTTGTCTATCTTGCTCCTGCACTTGCAATCGTCAACTCTTCCGAGTTCCAGGGTTTGAATGGAAAT AATTTCAAGCACATCATGAGGGTACTCCAAGGGGCCATAATCATTTCTTCAGCTTTTCAAGCAATACTGGGATATAGTGGAATAATGATAATATTGTCAAG GTTGATTAATCCTGTTGTTGTGTCCCCAACCATTGCTGCTGTTGGACTTTCTTTCTACAGCTATGGTTTCCCTAGGGTTGGTACTTGTCTTGAGATTGGTGTGGTGCAAATACTACTCTTAATAATGTTTTCTCTT TACCTTCGCAAGATATCTGTTTTGGGTCATAGAGTTTTCCTCATCTATGCG GTACCACTAGCTTTGGGAATTACATGGGGTGCTGCTTTTCTTCTTACTGAAGCTGGAGTTTATAGCTATAAGGGTTGTGATGTAAACATACCAGCATCGAATCAAATTTCAGACCATTGTAGAAAACATCTCTTGAAGATGACATCCTGCCGAGTTGATACCTCTCATGCTTTAAAATCTGCTCCGTGGTTCAGATTTCCTTACCCAATGCAATGGGGCATACCTATCATCCACTGGAAAATGGTTCTCATTATGTGTGTGATTTCACTGATATCCTCTGTTGATTCG ATTGGTTCATACCATGCATCGTCGTTGTTGGTTGCTTCGAGACCTCCACCTCCTGGAGTCGTAAGTCGAGCAATTGGTTTTGAGGGCCTCTCTAGTGTGTTGGCTGGTCTCTGGGGCACAGGGACTGGATCTAGTACTCTCACGGAAAATGTGCACACAATTGCTGTGACAAAAATGGGTAGCCGCCGAGCAATAGAGTTGGGTGCTTGTGTTTTGACCATCATCTCTCTTGTAG GTAAAGTTGGAGGTCTTCTTGCTTCAATTCCTGTAGTCATGGTAGCCGCCTTATTGTGTTTTATGTGGGCAATGCTTACAGCACTGGGCTTGTCGAATCTACGTTATAGCGAGGCTGGGAGTTCAAGAAACATTATCATTGTTGGTTTGTCTTTGTTTTTCTCATTGTCTATACCCGCCTACTTTCAGCAATCTGGAGTCTCTCCAAATACCAACTTATCCGTTCCAAGTTATCTTCAGCCCTATATTGTGGCTTCCCACGGCCCTTTCCACACCAAATATGGAGGG CTAAACTATGTAATGAACACATTGCTTTCACTTCATATGGTGATTGCTTTCCTGGTGGCAGTTATCCTGGACAATACGGTTCCAGGAAGCCGACAAGAACGTGGTGTTTATGTTTGGTCTGAACAGGACCCTACAAGAAGGGATTCTGCAGTTACCAAAGACTATCAGTTACCATTTAGACTCGATCGAGCTTTCAAATGGGTCAAATGGGTTGGCCTTTGA